Proteins encoded in a region of the Chitinimonas sp. BJYL2 genome:
- a CDS encoding YCF48-related protein, translating into MSILFSLLLTACGGGGGGGSNEPQAVAASAQVQVPARADIAKAVKFKANISNPSNLSIQYLWEFGDGQSSTLAEPEHLYQSAGDFTVTLTLTSSAGKTTQTGKVQIGHFAGLEGFSCSGSEALSGWCKQGYLPTVHSLTNVKLVNAKVGWAVGINGTILNTVDGGLNWSERPLGLTTYHSVSGVDAIDENTAWVVGGNGLIAKTVNAGKTWEIQKSGTTESLTRIVAVDAKTLWASSYYTLLRSDDGGTTWAKSTVGSNYYPSISHIVSAPSANVAWVTTAYSGTYRTEDGGKSWKSMPNANGRAVKAIDAQTAWLIDSNSSSNLKKTVDGGVTWTSLPIKVPGRAYSWGSYVELHALDASNLYLLDNSGYVIRSQDGGVTWTDWSPPELCSYCRKALSSLSVLNADSAIVVGSSGTVFAMHNGKTWVSANRGVLSQYAGSTHPIAALNADEALMPLSYELHSTKDGGLTWTKRTDVCVRNLQKVSSTTLIGLGCSSNSFVKSADKGVTWTTLTVSGQQSWAPSGITVVSETVVWTIGSAYVSGQYIHTAGRSLDGGVTWELSTPISSSAYSSSTPPVITAVDDKTAWVSGDNGAIYGTIDGGKTWNLQATGAAGTRITSLKAYNATTAWATSSTKSVLGTKDGGATWVVQDTSASNVMLAVNTLDGKVVWAVGAKGRILRSTDGGATWAEQKSGVSEDLRSITLIDNNTAWVTGDYGTIIKTATAGK; encoded by the coding sequence GTGTCTATTCTCTTTTCACTCTTGCTCACCGCGTGCGGCGGCGGAGGCGGTGGTGGCAGCAACGAGCCTCAGGCAGTAGCTGCATCAGCGCAGGTGCAAGTGCCCGCACGCGCTGACATTGCCAAGGCAGTGAAATTCAAAGCCAATATCAGCAACCCATCCAACCTGAGCATTCAATATCTCTGGGAGTTTGGCGACGGCCAGAGCAGCACACTGGCTGAACCTGAGCACCTGTACCAGAGCGCCGGTGACTTCACCGTTACCCTCACCTTGACGAGCTCTGCCGGCAAGACTACACAAACTGGCAAAGTACAGATCGGGCATTTTGCCGGGCTGGAAGGGTTCTCCTGCTCCGGATCAGAAGCCCTGTCCGGGTGGTGCAAGCAAGGCTATCTGCCCACGGTTCATTCGCTCACCAATGTGAAATTGGTGAACGCCAAGGTGGGCTGGGCAGTTGGTATCAATGGCACGATTTTGAATACGGTGGACGGTGGCCTTAACTGGTCGGAACGACCACTGGGTTTGACCACTTACCATTCGGTTTCTGGTGTGGATGCTATTGATGAAAATACAGCCTGGGTGGTCGGTGGTAACGGGCTCATCGCAAAAACAGTTAATGCTGGCAAAACCTGGGAGATCCAGAAGTCCGGCACTACCGAGTCACTTACTCGCATCGTCGCTGTGGATGCCAAGACGCTGTGGGCTAGCAGCTACTACACACTACTACGCAGCGACGATGGCGGCACCACATGGGCCAAATCGACAGTAGGCAGCAACTACTACCCATCCATCAGTCACATTGTCAGCGCACCCAGTGCCAATGTTGCTTGGGTGACCACAGCCTACAGCGGCACCTACCGAACCGAAGATGGCGGCAAGTCCTGGAAGTCGATGCCGAACGCCAATGGCAGAGCCGTGAAAGCCATCGATGCCCAGACGGCTTGGCTAATTGACAGCAATTCAAGCAGCAATCTGAAAAAGACCGTGGATGGCGGCGTGACTTGGACAAGCCTGCCCATCAAGGTCCCGGGCCGTGCCTACTCTTGGGGGAGCTATGTCGAGCTTCATGCGCTCGATGCCAGCAATCTCTATCTTCTGGACAATTCCGGGTATGTCATACGATCGCAAGACGGCGGCGTGACATGGACGGACTGGTCCCCGCCGGAGTTGTGCTCCTACTGCCGTAAAGCACTCAGCTCGCTATCCGTGCTGAATGCCGACTCAGCCATCGTCGTCGGGAGCAGCGGTACCGTATTCGCGATGCACAATGGCAAGACTTGGGTGAGTGCCAACCGTGGCGTTCTCAGCCAATACGCGGGCAGTACGCACCCCATAGCAGCGCTAAACGCCGACGAAGCGTTGATGCCCCTGAGCTACGAACTGCATAGCACGAAAGATGGTGGGCTGACTTGGACGAAGAGAACCGACGTTTGTGTTCGCAATCTGCAAAAAGTTAGCAGCACCACGCTGATCGGGCTTGGCTGCAGCTCAAACTCATTTGTGAAGAGCGCTGATAAGGGCGTGACTTGGACCACACTCACAGTAAGTGGCCAGCAATCATGGGCGCCTTCAGGTATCACTGTAGTCAGTGAAACTGTTGTTTGGACGATTGGCTCGGCCTATGTATCCGGACAATATATCCATACGGCCGGACGCAGCCTTGATGGGGGCGTGACCTGGGAACTCTCTACCCCCATTTCATCCTCCGCATACTCATCATCCACACCACCGGTTATTACGGCCGTTGACGACAAAACCGCTTGGGTTAGCGGTGATAATGGCGCCATATACGGGACGATAGACGGCGGCAAAACCTGGAATCTGCAGGCGACTGGAGCGGCCGGTACCAGAATCACATCTTTGAAAGCCTATAACGCAACGACGGCCTGGGCGACCAGCTCGACCAAGTCCGTGCTGGGAACAAAGGATGGCGGCGCTACCTGGGTCGTTCAGGACACCAGCGCCTCGAATGTCATGCTTGCTGTGAATACGCTGGATGGCAAAGTGGTATGGGCGGTTGGCGCCAAAGGCCGGATTCTGCGCAGCACGGATGGCGGTGCCACATGGGCGGAACAGAAGTCTGGGGTATCTGAGGACCTTCGCAGTATCACACTGATCGACAACAATAC